The Treponema sp. OMZ 790 genome includes the window AGTGAAAAGGTAAAGCCGGTTTTACCTTCAAACACTATTTATATAAACATAACAATAAATGATGACAATTCAAGAAAAATAGTCATCGATAACGGACTTTATGAGGATTTATGAACATAGTTTGCATTGATACAAGTTGGGCTTCCATTACAATAACGGCTCAAGGAAAAGAAGGAATATTTACCTCTATATTTACTCCCTCTAAGGCAAGACACTCGGCAATTCTTATTCCTGCATTGGAAAAGGCCGTAAAAGAAGCCGGATTTTCTGTAAACGAAACCGATATCTTGGTATGTCCTCAAGGTCCGGGAGGCTTTACCGGGTTAAGGCTTGCATACTCCACCGCAAAAGCAATTCAGCTGCAAACCAATGCTCAGTTTTTTTGCGTCTCTATTTTGCAGGCCCTTTGTCATAAATACGGTGAAGAAAGTCAATTCTTGTCTATAATCGATGCAAAAAGAGATTGTTTTTATGTGCAGGCTTTTAAAAATAAAAAGCCTGTTTCTGAAGCTCTCGATATAAGCGCACAAGAAGCTCTTAAACTTATCGATAAAGATAAAAAAACTATTATTTGCGGTTTTGGAACAAAAAAATTCAAAGAAGATATGGCTAAAGAAGATATGGCTTTTAAATCGGATAATTTTACCTTTATGGAGGCAGATAAGGAAATTTCTTCAAAAATATTACTGGATTGTTTTACGGCAGGTCAAAATTGTATAAAGGTTGAGGATCATGAAGGTCCTGTATATATAAGGAAAAGCGACGCAGAATATTAAGTATTTTCTGAAAAAAAGGAACTTGAACCTATGAAAAAAACTAAAAAAAAGGGAAAGAAACCTAAACGAGAAAAACTTCATGAAAAAACATTTCTCACTCTTGATGAGGTAGAAATTCTTGATGAGGTTGAAGAAGATTTGGAGGAGTTGAGCGGCGATATTTATCAAAATGACCCAGATAGTCTTCTTCATCCTGTAAATTTAAACAATCAAGAAATTAAAACTGAAGTTTTAAAAACGGCTGTAGACCTGCTTGCAACGCCGACAGTGTGCTCAATGCTGTTGGATAAAAATTTTTTAATCTTGTACATGAGTGATGCGGTAAAACATCTTTTTGAAGGCTATCACAATATAGAAAAAAAACCTTTCTTTAACATATTCGGCAGCACACTTGAAAAATCTAGCCTTGATGATCTTTTAAAAAAACTAAGAGCCCATAATCAGGGATATTCTTGGTCTGGAGTTTTAAAGCATAAAACAAGATACCGTAAAACCATGTACACAAAAACAAACATTTTCCCCTTATTCGATAATAATGCACTTAACGGATATTGGGTTATGTTTGAAGACATAAGCAGCTCCTACTTAAATCAATATAAGGGGATAATGGAAAGTCTTTTAAACGCATCAAAATTAAAAGATAACGATACAGGCTTTCATAATGAAAGGCTCAATTATTATTCGAAAGCACTGGCAGAAGCTTTGTTTAAGGAAAACTTATTTCCTCAAATAGATGCCGATTTTATCGATAATATTTCATCCCTTGCGGCCATACACGATATAGGAAAAATCGGCACCCCCGATTATATCTTACAAAAAAAAGGTTCTCTTAATGATATAGAATGGGCAGTTATGAGAGAGCACACCATTAACGGAACACTAATCCTTGCAAATTATCCTATACCTATGGCAAAGGAAATTACCCTAAGCCATCATGAGCGCTGGGACGGAAGAGGTTATCCTTACAGACTTGCAGGAGAGATGATCCCGCTGTCGGCACGAATAGTAGCAATAGCCGATGTTTATGATGCTCTCAGGATGAAAAGATCATATAAAGAAAGTATTCCTCATAACGAAACCGTTGAACATATTTCAAATGGAGCCGGAACCCATTTTGATCCTACCCTTATAGAAGTATTCCGCACCATTGACAAAGAATTTAATTATGTCTGGGAACAAAATAAAGATCAAAATCAAGCAGAATAAATTTTAAAACATAGTGTCTATTTCTTGAAATACTTCCTGTAAAAATATGTTCAAGTAAGTAAAACCCTTTTCGTTTAAATAGAAACTTTTATCCGTTAAAACGGCTTCATTTCTATCCGCCCATTTTAAAATAGTTTTTCCTGCAAATGCAGTAATATCTTTACCGAATCGTGACTTAAAAAAAGCTCTATCCATACCTTCCGTAAGTCTTAATCCCATCATAAAAGCTTCTTCTATAAATTCTTTTTCAGCTATAGTTTCGTATTCATAGACATCATCTCTGTTTTTACATTGCATCCATTTGGTTATATTTTTACAGGCAGAAAACCGCAATGCGTAAGCATGGGCGTAAGCAAGAGCTTGAGCATGTGCATGAGTACTCGAATATTCAGGCGGAGTACTTTTATCAAAGAAAACAGTACCGAAAGCCCCGGGGCCCACACCTATATAGTCTTGCAGTCTCCAATATTTCTCATTATGTATACTTTTATATAAATTTTTGTATGAAAAATTAGACACCTCATACTTATTATAGCCATTTTGCTCTAAAATACCTTTGCCGTAAGACCATAAAGCAGCTATTTCGTCATCTTTTTCGGACGATATCTTTGTATTTGAACACAGGGCGTATAGAGAAAAATGCTCAGGTTTGAAATTCACTAGGATTTCGATATCGTCTTTTAAAACTTCGAAAGTCTGATTATTTAACCCTGCGATTAAATCGCAAGAGAGAATTAAGCCTTTTTGACTGCGTAAAAGTCCGAGGGCTGAAAGACTTGTTTTCCTCCCTCCCCGTCTTTTACATTCTTTTAATACCTCATCGGATAACGATTGGATTCCGACCGAAAATCTGTTAATACCTCCATGAACCGCAGCCGTTAAAAAATCTTTATTTAAGTCTTCAGGATTGATTTCTACCGTAAATTCGGCGGGAGGATTTTTTTGTTCCTTTATGATTTGAGACGAAATGAAATAAAGGTCATCAGGCGATAAAAGTGAGGGAGTTCCGCCTCCTATATAGACAGTATCCCATTCGTTTACATCATATTTTTTTGCTTGAATTTTTATGTCTTCCATTAATCTTAGAGCAAAAGGGCTTACTCCACTGGCGGATAAAATATCGGTAAACCGGCCGGCTTGAACGGAAAAAAAATCGCAATAATTACATTTTTGGAGGCAAAACGGAATGTGGATATAAAGACCGGCTTTTCGCATCAATCAATAAGATTTAAATTCTTTTAAAGGCCAATATTTTAGGATAATCTTACCGCATATTTTTTTTTCGCCTTCAACGATACCCCAAAGACGCGAATCATCCGTAATTATTCTGTTATCGCACAGTACAAAATATTCGTCATCTTTTAATACGGTCTTAGGATAAGAACCCGAAAAAGGCAAAGAAGAATCCCAATCGGCAGGAAGACCTTTAATTTCAATATCATAATTTTTTTTAGTTAACTCAAATTCGGTTAAAAAGTGATCGGAATCCTTAGTTTTTATGTGTAAGACAAAGTTTTCCATGTATACCGTATCTCCGGGTAAACCCACAATTCGCCTTATTGAGCAAGAATCCAAAGTTTGCAGATCAAAGGGTTTAACAAGCTGAAAGGTAAAAAAACCGATAACGGAATTTACGGCAGCCTTAAAAAAAGATTTATTATTGGAAAAGGCTCCATTAATGATAACCAAATCACCTCTATTTGCAGAAGATACAGGGGCATAAATCGGAGTAGTCAAAACCATATCCCCTGCCGAAATTTCAG containing:
- the lepB gene encoding signal peptidase I; translated protein: MTAKYRNFSYTAKREYRNKVVFIVFLVFFAFFAYILITSYLLKTYRLQTDTMFPEISAGDMVLTTPIYAPVSSANRGDLVIINGAFSNNKSFFKAAVNSVIGFFTFQLVKPFDLQTLDSCSIRRIVGLPGDTVYMENFVLHIKTKDSDHFLTEFELTKKNYDIEIKGLPADWDSSLPFSGSYPKTVLKDDEYFVLCDNRIITDDSRLWGIVEGEKKICGKIILKYWPLKEFKSY
- a CDS encoding coproporphyrinogen-III oxidase family protein: MRKAGLYIHIPFCLQKCNYCDFFSVQAGRFTDILSASGVSPFALRLMEDIKIQAKKYDVNEWDTVYIGGGTPSLLSPDDLYFISSQIIKEQKNPPAEFTVEINPEDLNKDFLTAAVHGGINRFSVGIQSLSDEVLKECKRRGGRKTSLSALGLLRSQKGLILSCDLIAGLNNQTFEVLKDDIEILVNFKPEHFSLYALCSNTKISSEKDDEIAALWSYGKGILEQNGYNKYEVSNFSYKNLYKSIHNEKYWRLQDYIGVGPGAFGTVFFDKSTPPEYSSTHAHAQALAYAHAYALRFSACKNITKWMQCKNRDDVYEYETIAEKEFIEEAFMMGLRLTEGMDRAFFKSRFGKDITAFAGKTILKWADRNEAVLTDKSFYLNEKGFTYLNIFLQEVFQEIDTMF
- a CDS encoding HD-GYP domain-containing protein, with the translated sequence MKKTKKKGKKPKREKLHEKTFLTLDEVEILDEVEEDLEELSGDIYQNDPDSLLHPVNLNNQEIKTEVLKTAVDLLATPTVCSMLLDKNFLILYMSDAVKHLFEGYHNIEKKPFFNIFGSTLEKSSLDDLLKKLRAHNQGYSWSGVLKHKTRYRKTMYTKTNIFPLFDNNALNGYWVMFEDISSSYLNQYKGIMESLLNASKLKDNDTGFHNERLNYYSKALAEALFKENLFPQIDADFIDNISSLAAIHDIGKIGTPDYILQKKGSLNDIEWAVMREHTINGTLILANYPIPMAKEITLSHHERWDGRGYPYRLAGEMIPLSARIVAIADVYDALRMKRSYKESIPHNETVEHISNGAGTHFDPTLIEVFRTIDKEFNYVWEQNKDQNQAE
- the tsaB gene encoding tRNA (adenosine(37)-N6)-threonylcarbamoyltransferase complex dimerization subunit type 1 TsaB, which produces MNIVCIDTSWASITITAQGKEGIFTSIFTPSKARHSAILIPALEKAVKEAGFSVNETDILVCPQGPGGFTGLRLAYSTAKAIQLQTNAQFFCVSILQALCHKYGEESQFLSIIDAKRDCFYVQAFKNKKPVSEALDISAQEALKLIDKDKKTIICGFGTKKFKEDMAKEDMAFKSDNFTFMEADKEISSKILLDCFTAGQNCIKVEDHEGPVYIRKSDAEY